The following nucleotide sequence is from Siniperca chuatsi isolate FFG_IHB_CAS linkage group LG2, ASM2008510v1, whole genome shotgun sequence.
gtgtgtcaggtaacggtatatgacttgcccacggacattcagcttactttctagtttgctaagatatgctgttgttgtgatgttagctatagtagcaggagagttgtgtgtatcgctgtctggagctggtgtgctggctgggaaacgtctcgtcctctctggctgttagcttcccAGCAGCATCTgtagtgacagtttgctaacctacaacctagctaacattagttatattacttgctgcgTCGTTGtgcgctctatatcatggtatttgtcatggtattggatttcacCAGAATCGCATATCCCACCTTTATATCCGTGCTTTTCTTCACACATTCAGTTTAAGACAACATACTTTCCCTCTTAGTATTTTTCTTCCCTCATGCACTGAGAAATGTAACATCAGCCATGGTAAACATGCTCTTAAAGACAGTAGGTGTTTGCCAAACATGTAATCCTCTTACTGCACACTGGGTTCTTTTCAATTATCACTATCCACACAGAGGCCCTTCCCACCACTGCCTTGAAAAGCTACAGCATGTTTCAATAATCATGGCAGCCCATATATTAGTTTGATTGATGCGCTCCCCATTTTTTCTATATGAATTGAGTAAAATAAAtctatattcaaatgattggTCTCTATAGCAAGGAGAAGAAAAGTTTTCATTATGGCGTGCTGCAGAAGGACTAGTGGTGCAGTGTCACTCTTTCAGGCAAGGTTATGAATGAAGGGAAGAGTGACAGCATATAAAAGGCTGTTTAATTGCTGATTGATTACTGAGTGTAGTATTTGACATTATCCGGAGAGTATAATGAGTCGCCAAGTTGCTTCGCAGTGGATGCAAAAGTGTGGGGGTGTTCCATCACCCGCTGTGATGTCCTTTTACCCTTGGTGTAGACATAGAGTGAAGAACTGGTGCTGTTGTGTGAGCCCTTGATCATTAGCAGTAGGTGAGTTAATTACTAACTAACTACAAACTGTTTATATTGAGATGTAACACATGATAATTCTGAactgctctctctgtcctttgtcttcctcctcctctttgcaGGACCAGTGAGCAGCGTGTTGGTCAGTCGCTTTGGAAGCCGGCCAATAGTAATACTGGGTGGACTGATGTGCGGGGTCTCTATGGTAACCGCTTCTTTTGAGAGCTCCATCACTTACCTCTACTTTTGCATTGGCATCATTGgaggtacagtacttgagtctttttttttttcttttacaatatCTTGTGACACTGCTGCCTGAAAAGCTTTAGCCAGGTTGATAGATTTTGCTACATGCAAACCGGCCTTGGGAATCCATAGACAATTAGTTGATCACAGCCAAAAGCCAAAGAACTAAGacaaagtatgtgtgtgcagtaagCCAACTCATTTCATGATATAGATCCCGGACTCCCATCAGCCCTGGTTAAGCCCCTCTGGGGTAGGGAATGTCTGCAACTTTTCACATCCTTTCAGAATTTCTGGGTTGCCAGATCTGCTTCCCTTGACTAGGCTGCCATGCTGTTTGTTGGGGCCCAGGGCATCTACCCTAGCTCATGGGGAGCAGTTAGAGCACCAAggggaccaggaccaggacggTAATTAAGACAGAACTGTCCCTGATCCCAGAGAGCATGGTCTTTCATTGCCCTCTGTGCTCTCCCGTAGGCTCCCGTCATAGTCGTCACATGGGGGCTCCCTGCCACCCTGCGAGGCTCATTACCCTGCCAAGGACTGCTGTGAAGGATTAATAGGCCCAGCAAGTGGCTGGGCCATGTGTGGTGCCCGGGGGCATTTGTGTGCCCTGCTCTGCTCCCCTGTGCCCTGGCGCACCTAGCAGACCTAGCAGACATAtgcttacacacatgcatagacaaatacacacacataggcaaAAAGAGAACCATTTAGTTGAAAAACACCCCAGACTCATTGAGTGGCTTTTAGTAAGTACTTATCCTTGTTTATACAGCTGTTAGCCCAGATTCCAAATTTGTCTTTCCTTGTTGTCCCTCTGCACCTTTTTTGGGAGGGGCTGTCATTTTGTAGGCATGAACAATCCAGGTCATGGCATTATACAAGGTTGCAGAAAAGCAGTTGTGAATTCATATGAGGCACAGAGGTCAGCATATTGGATGTTCAAGATCTAAAAGGTTCACATTAAAGATAACATGGTGATCCGACCTATTGGACATTTCTGCTGTGcttattttatgtattgtgCTCCTTTGCtagcatctttttttaaacaaaatctaCCTAACAGCGTCATCTCTCTGCTGGTCGGACTAGTTTTGAGTAAGCTAGAGCTTTGATTTTCTTTAGTCTGTGGCCCAACATGTAAATTAGATGTCCAAGCTAACATTAGTGAAAATGTTATTAATGagattcagttcaattcaatttcatttaaaaagcgccaattcataacagaagttatctcattgctaAATAAAGATACGAAAGCataaaacattcaacatgttGCTGTTAAATTGTTTGTAAAAACATTATGTGACGCAGGGTTTTTCTACCTGGAAgttattgtaaacaaacattgtgaTTCGGACCATAGGCAGAGTTTGATGGTGGGAAGCTGGTGAGGGATCATGTCCTTGTCACTGCACTAGTGAATCCTACTGGTTGTTTAGGGCACCTGCTTGGAAGGGGGTGGATCGCATGTCTTGCCATGCCTCGCCAGGTCAATAGTGGAGTTAGCAGTGACAAGGATTGTGAGAAAACAggcaaaaaatagaaaaacaaaagacagttGAATTTGCTCAAAGCTGAGAAAAACTGTGAGGTGTATATTGTAGTGCCATGCATCAGTTTATCCAAGACGTAAGTGGTTGCATCAGATGCCATTCTGACAGGCATTTCATGTAAATGAGGCACcagaaaaatgaattaaatacctTTGTCTATAATTGGGCCTGTGGCCATTGTTTGTGGGAGCAGAGGGGAACGTTGCTGTAGTTTTTGATGTCCACATGCCTACATCAACTTGTAGACAATCTGAGGTGCTCTGTTTGAGTGAGTGTTGATGGACTTTATACCATGTATTGATTATCACCCCAACCAGTAAAGACATCGAGATAAGGTTGAAAAACAgtggagtattcctttaacaaGACTAAATTGAACCAAATGTCATAATCAGTCAGTAGTTAACATACTTTTAACTGACTTAAAGCTGAttttgtaaaatagtttttaataacacattttatttacaatgtttCATACATTTTACTCATTAACATTTcactatttattcatttgatttgttttcgATATCCCTCCATGCCTTCCTAATTAAGAAATGATCTGTCAGATATACAGATGCTGAGAAATCTGAAATATTATCTTGACCCTTACAAATCTGACAAGATGTCCAACATGCACAGTATCTTCTCCAGTGCTTGGAGTAACTTGTTATGTAACCCTTACTTACAGTAGCAATTCAATGACTAATTAATGCCACATTTTTTGAATTATTGTTCTTTTAAACTGTAAACAATGTTTCATTTCTGTGTTAAATGTATAGGGATACTGTAAAATCAAGATTGCTGTTCCATTTTTATTGAAGAAAACTTTtgctgaaatacttttttttatatatttttatatggtAATCCTCTGTTTGgactcacaaaaaaaacaaaaacctttttcCTTGAGCTCTATCATGGGACCAGAGAAGACAATTAAATTGACATTGGAAATGGAGAATATAGCACCCAAACTATCTACCTGTAGCTCTTCATCTTCATTGAAAAAAAGGTGGTATTAAATTGAATTTTTGGGTAAAAAGGCAAGCGAGTGAATGTATCATCCAGGctctctattttatttttacttaagtggAGACATTATTTCTGAAATAATTCCAGCATTCTGTAATAAAACTTTAGCCAGCAAAAGTGAAATGAGATGGAACCTTAATGAGCACCAAGCAGATCATAATTTTACCCTTTGGAGTTTAGGTTCAGGAAGGTTTTCTTACTGAGGATTTTTGAAATGtgactgagtttttttttttttttctcaatctTTCTACACACAGGTTGTGGACTCTCCTTAAACCTCAATGCATCTCTCACCATCATCAGCAAGTATTTCCTGGCCAAGCGTCCTTTAGCCAACGGACTAGCCATGGCCGGGAGTCCAGTGTTTCTATGTTTCCTGGCCCCTGTCAACCAATATTTACTGGTAAAGTTTGGCTGGAGAGGAAGTCTCCTTATCCTTGGGGGTCTGATGCTCAATTGTTGTGTTGCTGGGGCCCTGATGAGGCCTGTTATTCCGCCTTGTAAGCCATCACCATGTGTACCACAGAAGAAAGTGGAGGAACAGCCAAATAAGTGCAACACTAAGTTAAAAGAAAGGTGTATGAAGAATGCTAAGAAATTCTTGGATTTGTCCTTCTTCAAGGACAGAGGCTTCGTCATTTACCTAATTGGGAACGTGATGTTCATCTTCGGTGCCTATGCGCCCATTATGTTCCTGTCAGCCTATGCTATTAACCGAGGCGTAGAGGAGTACTCAGCAGCCTATCTGCTCTCTATTATGGGCTTTGTGGACATGTTTGTTCGGCCTGGCACCGGCCTGCTAGCCAACAGCAAGTGGATCAGGCCCAGAATCCAGTACTTCTTCAGCTTTGCCATGGTTTTCAACGGGATGTGCCACTTACTGTGCCCACTGATCAAGAGCTACGCCTTCCTGGTGGTCTATGCGGTATTTTTTGGCGTGAGTTTCGGCATGATTTTCGCCCTGATATTTGAATGTCTGATGGACCTGATGGGAACTCAACGCTTCCCGAGTGCTGTTGGACTGGTCACCATCATCGAGTGCTTCCCCATGCTACTTGGACCTCCGGCTGCAGGTAACTGTGCACACTGACCATAAATTATCCATTTACAGACATGACAGAATCAGTCTAACTCACTGAAAAAACAAGGCCTCTCAGCAAAAACACTTTCCCGTGTTTATCTGGATTGTTGAATCTGATAAGCCAGGCACAGGCACAAGTATTTACTTTCATCTCACTTTAGATTGCCTTACGCTGCTCCTTTCTGCCACTGAAGGGCCAAGAGGAAGTGAATAATGTACACATCTACAAAGAcacacttgaaaaaaaaactccattGTTACGGCAGAAATAAACAGCCAGATTGGAGCAAGCTATTTTGCAAACAATACAGCAAAATGATTTAGAAAAGAGATATTCTTTGTTTCTCCCTTGTGTGTTTATCTATTAGTCATGGGCTGTGCATTATGTTGCAGTAGAGCTCAGTTGCCTGCTGGGGTGTCAttacagaaagacagaataGGATTATCACTGGTGAGTAGGGGTGTTTTGGGGTGCGTGAGTGGTCCACAAAAAAGTAGTAATTGGTCATGGTTATTTACTTCTGTAAAGATGCTGGCTGTACTCATTGCTCAGACTCGTATGACATGTCTACTGTATTTTGCCTCCATACACATTATGGAACATTTGGAACACAAAAACTAAGAAGCTGAGGTTTGTGTATGTCCTTGACGTttgctacatactgtactattGAAAGGGCTGCAGAATCACTTTTCCTCTACCTgctatactacactatactacAAAAAGTTTTTTGAAAGGAGTTATTAGTAAGCCTATTAGCTAAGTATAACTAGAAACTGTGAAAGGTTTACTGTTTACAACCCCAAGCAGGGGTGAGGGGGGTATTGCATATAGGATATTgaaaacaacagacacacagataaaatAGTCTCTCAGAAGTTCCCTGTGTTACTCTCTGCCTGTGTGTCCTGTGCAGCCATTGGATCTACTAAATAAATTTAGTAGTGGAGTTGCTCTGCGTTGCCTGAAATATATGGCTCCCAACTTAACGTCAGAAATGGCAATGTTGTGAAGGGAAAAAGTAGACTCCGGGCTGAAGTTGTATAATCACTAGTTGGACACACATTTTACGCAGTAGCCTGCATCGAGGTGAAGTTAGTTTCAAGCCACTGATATAAAAACTGTGATACGTGTTGTCTGTGTGCTTCTCTACCTCTCTCCTCGTTGTTCACAAATACACGT
It contains:
- the LOC122861576 gene encoding monocarboxylate transporter 2-like, encoding MSPAPADELSYKPLDGGWGWMVVVGAHISIGFAYSTPKALSIFFNEIQEDLGASYSEIAWISSIMLAVMYAGGPVSSVLVSRFGSRPIVILGGLMCGVSMVTASFESSITYLYFCIGIIGGCGLSLNLNASLTIISKYFLAKRPLANGLAMAGSPVFLCFLAPVNQYLLVKFGWRGSLLILGGLMLNCCVAGALMRPVIPPCKPSPCVPQKKVEEQPNKCNTKLKERCMKNAKKFLDLSFFKDRGFVIYLIGNVMFIFGAYAPIMFLSAYAINRGVEEYSAAYLLSIMGFVDMFVRPGTGLLANSKWIRPRIQYFFSFAMVFNGMCHLLCPLIKSYAFLVVYAVFFGVSFGMIFALIFECLMDLMGTQRFPSAVGLVTIIECFPMLLGPPAAGLLVDIFGDYKYLFFMCGSVIMTGGLFLFVMNIYNYHMLEKEKTAKDREQNQKTIENQDQVSISEAGMKQIPEAAMERTEPEAKEKNGIQKEPWNAETPN